GCCTGAAGGGCTATTACGGCTGGGACTTTCTCAACGACACCCGCATCCTGACGCCGCGTCTGACGCAGCCGATGATCCGCTACCAGAAGGGCGGCAAGTTTGAGCCGGTCTCCTGGGAGGAGGCCATTCGCTACACCGCCCGGCGTCTCGGCGAGATCAAGGCGAAGTATGGCCCGCGCGCCATCATGACCACCGGCTCGTCGCGCGGAACGGGGAACGAAACCAACTACGTGATGCAGAAGTTTGCCCGTGGGGTGCTTAACACCAACAACGTCGACTGCTGCGCCCGGGTGTGCCACGGGCCGAGCGTTGCCGGGCTGCAGGAGACGCTCGGCAACGGGGCGATGAGCAACTCCATCAGCGATATCGAACACTCAAAATGCCTGCTGATCTTCGGCTACAACTGCGCCGACTCGCACCCCATCGTCGCCCGCCGGGTGATCAAAGCCAAACAGAACGGCGCGAAGGTGATCGTCTGCGATCCGCGCAAAATCGAGACGGCGCGCATCGCCGATCGCCATCTGCAGATCAACAACGGCTGCAACATGGCGCTGGTCAACGCCTTCATCTATACGCTGCTGGAGGAGAACCTCTACAACAGCGACTACGTGGCGCGCTACACCGACGGGCTGGAAACGCTGCGTGAAACGGTGCGCGACTACGCTCCGGAAAATGTCGAAAGCATCACTGGCGTCAGTGCCCGGCAAATCCGCGATGCGATGCGCATTTATGCCGCCGCGCCGTCCGCCACCGTGATGTGGGGGATGGGTGTCACCCAGTTTGGTCAGGCGGTGGACGTGGTGAAAGGGCTCTCCACCCTGGCGCTGCTCACCGGCAACCTCGGGCGCGAACATGTGGGCGTTGGCCCGGTGCGCGGCCAGAATAACGTCCAGGGGGCGTGCGACATGGGGGTCATTCCCAACCAGTTCCCCGGCTATCAGGACGTGACCGACCCGCAGGTGCGGGAGAAATTCGCCCGGGCGTGGGGCGTCGATCCCGAGCGGATGGATGACCAGGTGGGCGTGCGCATCACCGAAGTGCCGCACCTCGCGCTGGAAGGGAAGGTGAAAGCCTATTACATCATGGGGGAAGATCCGCTCCAGACCGAGGCGGACCTGGGCCTGGTGCGCAAAGGCTTTGCGGCCCTCGACTTTGTGGTGGTGCAGGACATCTTCATGACCAAAACCGCCGAGGCGGCGGACGTGCTGCTGCCCGCCACCTCCTGGGGCGAACACGGCGGAGTCTTTACCTGCGCCGACCGTGGCTTCCAGCGCTTTGAAAAAGCCGTTGAGCCAAAGTACGACGTCAAGCGCGACTGGGAGATCGTCAGCCTGATCGCGACAGAAATGGGCTACCCGATGCACTACCGCGACAACCAGCAGATCTGGGACGAGATGCGCGAACTCTGTCCGCTGTTCTACGGCGTGACGTACGAAAAAATGGGCGACATGGGCCACGTCCAGTGGCCTTGCCCGACGCTCGACCATCCGGGCACGCCGTGGCTCTACGAGGGCAACCGCTTCGACACGCCGAACGGCAAAGGCCAGCTGTTTGCCGCCCCGTGGCGCAAACCTGCGGAAATGCCGGACGCCGACTACCCGCTGGTGCTCTGCACCGTGCGCGAGGTGGGTCACTACTCCTGTCGCTCCATGACCGGCAACTGCGCCGCGCTGCAGGCCCTGGCGGATGAGCCGGGCTTTGTGCAGATGAACCCGCAGGATGCGGCAAAACTGGGTATTCAGGATCGCCAGCTGGTGTGGGTCAGCTCCCGTCGCGGGAAGGTGATCAGCCGGGCGGACGTCAACGAGCGCATCAATCAGGGCGCGGTCTACATGACCTATCAGTGGTGGATTGGGGCCTGTAACGAGCTGACCCAGGACAACCTTGACCCCATTTCGAAAACGCCGGAAACCAAATACTGCGCGGTCAAAATCGACGCCATCGCCGATCAGCCCTGGGCGGAAAATTACGCCCAGACCACCTATCACGACATGAAATCACGCCTGCGTGAGGCGGTAGAGAGTTAATCAATGAGTACAAACGGCACGCTGGTGCGCATTCGCGGCAAAGTCCAGGGGGTGGGATTCCGCCCCTGGGTCTGGCAGGTGGCGCAGCAGCTGGAGCTTAAGGGCGACGTCTGCAACGACGGGGACGGGGTGGAGGTGCGCCTCGTCGGTGAGGCGCAGGCTTTTATCCGCCAGCTGGCCGCCGGATGTCCGCCGCTGGCGCGCATCGACGACATCAGCCAGCAGCCCTGGCGCTGGGCGC
This DNA window, taken from Leclercia adecarboxylata, encodes the following:
- the fdhF gene encoding formate dehydrogenase subunit alpha — its product is MKKITSVCPYCGAGCKLKLVVENNKIVRAEAAEGVTNQNQLCLKGYYGWDFLNDTRILTPRLTQPMIRYQKGGKFEPVSWEEAIRYTARRLGEIKAKYGPRAIMTTGSSRGTGNETNYVMQKFARGVLNTNNVDCCARVCHGPSVAGLQETLGNGAMSNSISDIEHSKCLLIFGYNCADSHPIVARRVIKAKQNGAKVIVCDPRKIETARIADRHLQINNGCNMALVNAFIYTLLEENLYNSDYVARYTDGLETLRETVRDYAPENVESITGVSARQIRDAMRIYAAAPSATVMWGMGVTQFGQAVDVVKGLSTLALLTGNLGREHVGVGPVRGQNNVQGACDMGVIPNQFPGYQDVTDPQVREKFARAWGVDPERMDDQVGVRITEVPHLALEGKVKAYYIMGEDPLQTEADLGLVRKGFAALDFVVVQDIFMTKTAEAADVLLPATSWGEHGGVFTCADRGFQRFEKAVEPKYDVKRDWEIVSLIATEMGYPMHYRDNQQIWDEMRELCPLFYGVTYEKMGDMGHVQWPCPTLDHPGTPWLYEGNRFDTPNGKGQLFAAPWRKPAEMPDADYPLVLCTVREVGHYSCRSMTGNCAALQALADEPGFVQMNPQDAAKLGIQDRQLVWVSSRRGKVISRADVNERINQGAVYMTYQWWIGACNELTQDNLDPISKTPETKYCAVKIDAIADQPWAENYAQTTYHDMKSRLREAVES